The nucleotide sequence TGTATGTGCATGCCAGCTACAAAGGTAAGCAACTAATGCATGTCATATAATCTAATCTATAGTATTATAGTCAGAGATTGGGATGGGGATGAGGATGCGAGCCCTCACATGCATTGCCGTCTGCACAGGCTTGTTTGCTGGCATCCATAGCTCCTGCTCGACCCTTCGACTGCAGCATGCCGGAGAGCACACCGAACGGCTGCTGGTGCCTGGCGGGAGAGCACGTGAGGGACGCATCGACACACACACATCAGCAAGCAAGCACAGACGTGTGTATGTGTTAGGTGGGATGGAGAACGAAAATAAACCagtggaggtgggacgaaaattaacCGTAGAACGGAGACTACCAaatgagacattaggagtagagatactaaCAATAAGACATACGGCTCGTCTACACGGACTGTAAATCTTACCCAATAGCTGTAGGATTATTGCTCCAAAAAACACAATGGCACACCCAACAAAAAATACCTTGCATGGCCACTGCTGAACGTGGAGTCTACACCAAATTTGACACTACTTTCAGACTCGGTTTTAGTCTGCTACGTACTAAAAGATCATACCACGAAATTAAAGAGGAATCCAGTTATCAGAGTAGCATGATTTCCTTTCAACTTATTTACATGACTGATGGCAGCTGATCTGTAACACTTTAAAGTCAAACAATTTCAGTTAACCTATCTAGCTCGCAGCTTCCTAGCTAGTTAGCCTATCTAGCAACATACCAATTTATTTCAACATTTTTGTAGGGTAAATTTCTTGTAACCTATCCacacaaaatagagatgaacaatCCCAGCGATGGATCAAGACTAAAATTTCTTGCATAACAAAAGTGCAGTTAGAGACATGCGCCCAAGGAGGCTCTCACCAGTGGTGCCGGCCGTGATGGCGTTAGCACTCGTGCTGGGCATAGCGTCATATCCATCGTCTGCCGACCGGAAGCAGTAAACCTCCCAGTCCAGCTTCCCTGTGCGGATGAGGACGACGATGACCCCGACGCTGCCGTAGTCGCCGTGGCGGCGCTGCACCAAGTACTGCTACCGCCCCTGCATTTGGTCGCAAACAATCGTTTAGAAACCGCAGATTCAGAAAGAAGGGGAGAAGAATTGCTCTCAATCTCACACCCATGAACAAACCAAGTCGCACAAGGAAGGAACTCACCAAGATGCCGCCAGCACGAGACCCGCC is from Triticum aestivum cultivar Chinese Spring chromosome 3A, IWGSC CS RefSeq v2.1, whole genome shotgun sequence and encodes:
- the LOC123060048 gene encoding uncharacterized protein; translated protein: MTGRTPATCTAATSPRAGLVLAASWGGSSTWCSAATATTAASGSSSSSSAQGSWTGRFTASGRQTMDMTLCPARVLTPSRPAPLAPAAVRCALRHAAVEGSSRSYGCQQTSLCRRQCINQIGWRTSHNSLSPGHKENGGTLGFEDAASRRTTNMGRSVEFFLTRQDSHAANLVTGQIFWCPVVFAD